The DNA window TGAATAACCTCAAAAAATGAGGAACTAGAAGTCGATATCAGTTATATTCCACAAAGTCACCAAACGTATTGTTACCTGAAATCCAGGGTTTGGTATTTCTTGGAGTCTGGGTTTTTTCGGGGGTCATAGCCGAACCACACCCACAGACTCCTCCACTGCCTATAGttgttatatatatagtataactATATATAAAACTTTACAAGTTGTGTAATCAAGTATGTTTTGCAGCTCCAGAcaagttttttgggggggaagaGGGGGCAAGATTGCTCTTTTGATAGTAAAGGTTGCCTACCCCTGCACTAACTGAACTGCATTACAGACCTCCACTGCAGGGTCACCTATTGGGCAACCTGAGAGCAGAGCCTGCACCAGACGTGACACCAAGAAGGACTCTTTCAGTTAGACCCCTTTCAGTTCCTTTGCTTTATGTTGAACAATCCAGCAAAGATTATTTCTTTAGActcgttttgtttttcattttaaattacgAGGTTAACCCACACTTGGGCACCAATGATAATGTTCTgcacattaaataaaatcaacaccAAAACATTATAATATCATAGAGTCCTGTCTGTTATCGATGCTgagttaaaacaaacacaaacttcaaATGGAAACATGCAAAGTGAGTTTTTTGAGCATTTCATTGAGGCACAATAAATTAttggataaaacaaaacaagacataaTTCGTACAAATTTATTTATTGCTGATGTGATTCCTTACATATATGGGTTCTACACTAAAGGTGCACAGCTGTTGCACAAGCTATTCATTCTTAGATGGTTAGGGAAGGCTGGGCAGGATGCTGGTCCAGAAATGAACATGACGCGCTCTCATCTTCTGTCCCACAGAGTCATTCTTCATGTTGGAATTGATATCCAGGAACTTGTGTCCAGTGATGGTGAATTCGGGCCAGGTGACGGGCACACTTAGCTCTCCTTTGTTGGGATCTCTGTGGaagcaaaaaaaacagagcaacTGAATTGAGGcagttgtgtttttctatttcagtCACTGATttatcttaataataataataatggcttgaatttatatagcgcctttcacaggacccaaggacactttacaTAGGTTTGTGAGGacaagacagaggagaaaagaaaaaagtaaacaagATCAAATTTAGCAGCAGGGTGGAGCATTAACTGAGGCCAAAGGCTTTAGTGAAGAGGTGGTGCTTGAGTGCTTGAATCTTCAGTTTCTGTGATTCTGCTGTGTATTGCGTCTGCAGAATTATACCCAGTTCTTGCGAAGTTGGTCCAGTAGGCAATCATGTAGCCGGAGACGTCACGGTGGCGAGGCCAGTATGCCAGTGGCGTGGTGAAAGGCTTTCCAAACATGTACTGCAGGTCATCAGCATGGTCAGCTCCCATCCAGCTGGGGTAGGGTCTGCCAATGCCGCCCATACGGTTGGGCTGGGAGAATAAGTACGAGTAGGTACGGCCAgttctttaaaagaaagaaaaaagatgctCTTTAAAAGCTGGATTCTTATTAAATCAAGATAGTTTCAGACAATAGAGAAAGTCCAGAATTGTGGGCCAATGCACGGTTCTGGTAGAAATGACAGACATATAGTTGTACAACCCTCATCCTCCTACCTTTGCCACCATGGCgttgaaaaaaagatttaatggTGAAACAATGTTAACGACAGTGATAAAGCTAATGAAAGATCCTTTTCTCACGTGGCATTGGCAGCATGAAGGTAGAGAGCAGCCTGTGTAGGAACCAGGAAAATGTAGTCTGTTCCAATCTCCACCACAGTTCTCTTGATGGTTTCCCTGCTGGGATTTGATCCCCAGGTTGAAGTGTATGTGGAGTAGGCGTTGTCAAAACCAGCCTTGCCCTTATCCTTGGTGTATGAAGCCAGAAGCCTCTTCACATCGTCACTGcacatgtgaatgtttgaaagTTAGGTCTGATAAAAACACTGCCATGTGATGCTAGTTGATGTTTCGCACTGATCACATGACTTGAACTCACACAGAAGTGTCCACCAGGGGAGAGTTGATTGAAGGAACATCTAAACCCGTGAAGAGGTGTCCATCCATGTCGTTGATTCCAGCGATGTAGTCAATGTCAGCGGCATTGTGGAACAGGTTGTGAGGCGCATCAGGCAGGAAGTCGCCATCGATCACAGGAGACAGGAGCAGGTTTCCTACGACAGGGCCTAACGGGGCAATATATGAGCAAACGCTCATTacaactgtctcacacacaagtGGCATCTTACTTAACATTTGATAGAGCTGCTGTTGACACTTAGTCGTGttttacatactgtatatgaagaaAACCTTAACATTTAGGTTAAAACGTTCATTTGTCATTGCTGGTCCCTTTATCTCTGCTCACTTTTCTCCgttatgttacaaactgtttcttctaatcaatgttgtaaatgctgttattttgctgatgttctcagttacacgCGACATCtcttgcacttctgtccgtcctggaagaggaatccctcacatgtggctctctctgaggtttctacattaacagggtttcttttttttaatgtccagTTAAACtgcttcagacacaaacacagctcctgCAGGTAAAGAAAAGCAGCTCTGTAGGCTAAAGTGTAAAAGTAAGCTAGGTGACTGTGTGTGGACTGCAGTGCTTACTATCAGGTGAGCTGGACAGACTGAGGGAGCCGGCCAACGTTAGGAGCGCAGGATCGGTCATCTTCAAACAAGCGGCCATATTTTCACCCGTGGGGCAGTTGACCTTCAGAGCgacctgaggggggggggggggttccatTTACATTTAATACACAGTGATCATCTGTAAAAGCCTGATAACTATTAATAAAGAGAGTTCAAGTCTAATCAAGGAAGTGAAACATTTATGAGAATCTGTGATGTACCTCCTCAGCAAACTTGCGGGGGTTCTTGTTGATGGCCCACGGGCAAAGGGCAACTCCACTCTGGGAGATGGCTCTCTTGAACAACCCTTTGTTGTGGGGAGTGAGAGTCTGTgggcagacacacaaaaaaacaaaaaggttagAGTTATACAAAGAAACTACACATTTTATTCAGGGGTGCTGCAAACTTGTTGGATGTAGGGCCCCCTCGGTCCCTTTTGCCTAAGACCCACAAAGTCTCTTGAAACACTCAATGAGCTACATGTCTAGTAAATAAAACTCACCTGGAAGCTAACACTAGCTGCACCTGCAGACTCTCCGAAAACGGTGACATTGTCGGGGTCTCCTCCAAATGAACGGATGTTCCTGTGCACCCAAGCGATGGCGGCCTGCTGGTCCCACAGACCGTAATTTCCTGACAAGATGGAAAATGTCATTATAGTTGGCAGGGGTCAAAATCTAATTGATTCTGTGGCTGTTGTGAGAGAACAAACGGCCATCTACCGGGCAAGCTCGAGTCTCCAGTGCTCAGGAAGCCCAGAGTTCCCACACGGTATCCCAAAGTCACCACAATaacatttcctctgtctgcAATCTCCTGGCCGCTGTACAGATAGTTGTTCAGGAAGTTAGCACCCATCGAGCCTCCGGCCAGGAAGCCTCCTCCATAGATCCACACCATGACGGGCAGATCTGTGGAGACTACAGACCAAATAGAAtcagagacagcagcagtgttgATCTATCATGAACAATACTTTGTGGTTCTTTCTGTGTTTACCTGAGCGGCCATGGGGAACCCAGATGTTAAGGTAAAGACAGTCCTCACTCCCTCTGGTATCGGTCATGATGAGGTTCACCTGAAGGCATCTCTTTCTGAACTCAGTGGCCTTCAAGACACCTGATAAAAGACATACACACGTTTTAAGAGAAGCATGAGACTCAAGTTTTCTTGATTACTGAAGATCATTTACGTCAACAGATAAAACAATGATACTAATTTACCATAATCCACTTTAGCAATATGCCATCATGAGTTTTTAGTTAATGGTCTGAATGTTAAATCTAATTTGTGAGCGAGTCAATCACCCACCGTCCCAGCCAGGGTGACGCTTTGGCTTCTCAAACCTTCCAGGGATGTCAGCAAAGGGAACCCCTCTGAAGACGTCCATGTGACGACGGAACCCAAGACGAATGTTCTCGCCCTGCACCATCCCCCCCTCCGTGTACACAACCCCAAGCTAGAGATTCAGCACAAAAAAGTTGTGAAATATCAAAATCACAGAATGACATTTGGCAtctttgaattaaaaacagatgttatattttttgtttagCACTTA is part of the Paralichthys olivaceus isolate ysfri-2021 chromosome 18, ASM2471397v2, whole genome shotgun sequence genome and encodes:
- the LOC109640303 gene encoding bile salt-activated lipase-like, which produces MMARLGLLVAFAVFLEVVSGASLGVVYTEGGMVQGENIRLGFRRHMDVFRGVPFADIPGRFEKPKRHPGWDGVLKATEFRKRCLQVNLIMTDTRGSEDCLYLNIWVPHGRSVSTDLPVMVWIYGGGFLAGGSMGANFLNNYLYSGQEIADRGNVIVVTLGYRVGTLGFLSTGDSSLPGNYGLWDQQAAIAWVHRNIRSFGGDPDNVTVFGESAGAASVSFQTLTPHNKGLFKRAISQSGVALCPWAINKNPRKFAEEVALKVNCPTGENMAACLKMTDPALLTLAGSLSLSSSPDSPVVGNLLLSPVIDGDFLPDAPHNLFHNAADIDYIAGINDMDGHLFTGLDVPSINSPLVDTSVDDVKRLLASYTKDKGKAGFDNAYSTYTSTWGSNPSRETIKRTVVEIGTDYIFLVPTQAALYLHAANATTGRTYSYLFSQPNRMGGIGRPYPSWMGADHADDLQYMFGKPFTTPLAYWPRHRDVSGYMIAYWTNFARTGDPNKGELSVPVTWPEFTITGHKFLDINSNMKNDSVGQKMRARHVHFWTSILPSLP